A portion of the Stigmatella aurantiaca DW4/3-1 genome contains these proteins:
- a CDS encoding DUF2085 domain-containing protein, producing MFWLSHHRQEEYNRTYEVGGVRLCARCLGTYPVLLAVLGALFALRAPVAWAWDVPVVLGLTLPALVDWALGRFRPAGGHNAVRTLTGVLLGAALGRSLYIHVQRPLPAVLLAQAALVTAVALPVILATYRRPRPG from the coding sequence GTGTTCTGGCTCAGTCATCACCGGCAGGAGGAGTACAACCGGACCTATGAGGTGGGCGGGGTGCGTCTCTGCGCCCGGTGTCTCGGCACCTACCCGGTGCTGCTCGCCGTCCTGGGGGCGCTCTTCGCGCTCCGGGCACCGGTGGCCTGGGCGTGGGACGTGCCGGTGGTGCTCGGCCTCACGCTTCCAGCCCTGGTGGATTGGGCGCTGGGGCGTTTTCGTCCCGCGGGTGGCCACAACGCCGTGCGCACCCTGACGGGGGTGTTGCTGGGCGCGGCGCTCGGCCGCTCTCTCTACATTCATGTGCAGCGCCCTCTGCCGGCCGTGCTGCTGGCGCAAGCAGCGCTGGTGACAGCCGTCGCGCTCCCTGTCATTCTCGCTACTTACCGAAGGCCTCGACCCGGCTAG
- a CDS encoding ABC transporter ATP-binding protein, translating to MSEPLLQVRDVKTHFPVRGGLLGRVSGTVKAVDGVSFDVMRGETLGLVGESGCGKSTLGRTLLRLIEPTAGSIRFEGEELTGLEPGRLRALRRRMQLIFQDPYASLNPRLTVRDLIGEPFAIHGLAQGREREEKVLALVDLMGLPRDAMDRYPHEFSGGQRQRIGIARSIALRPDLVIADEPISALDVSIQAQIINLLVDLQRELKLTYLFIAHDLKIVEYISTRVAVMYLGKIVELAEAAELYRHPRHPYTQALLSAVPVPDPEHRKKRILLQGDVPSPLAPPPGCAFHPRCPHAFERCRRETPPLYALSGGHTAACFLVEQEAHPPLADAPVAGGP from the coding sequence ATGAGTGAGCCCCTGCTCCAGGTACGGGACGTGAAGACGCACTTCCCGGTGCGCGGAGGGCTGCTGGGGCGCGTTAGCGGCACGGTGAAGGCCGTGGACGGCGTGAGCTTCGATGTGATGCGCGGTGAGACGCTCGGACTGGTGGGGGAGAGCGGCTGTGGCAAGAGCACCTTGGGGCGTACCTTGCTGCGGCTCATCGAGCCAACGGCCGGTTCCATCCGCTTCGAGGGGGAGGAGCTGACAGGCCTGGAGCCCGGACGGTTGCGTGCCCTTCGCCGGCGCATGCAGCTCATCTTCCAGGATCCCTACGCCTCGCTGAACCCCCGGCTGACGGTTCGAGACCTCATTGGCGAGCCGTTCGCCATCCACGGACTGGCCCAGGGCCGGGAGCGCGAAGAGAAGGTGCTCGCGCTGGTGGATCTGATGGGGCTGCCGCGCGACGCGATGGACCGCTATCCCCATGAGTTTTCCGGGGGCCAGCGTCAGCGCATCGGCATTGCTCGCTCCATCGCTTTGCGGCCCGATCTGGTCATCGCGGACGAGCCCATCAGCGCCCTCGACGTGTCCATCCAGGCGCAGATCATCAACCTCCTGGTGGACTTGCAGCGGGAGCTGAAGCTCACCTACCTCTTCATCGCGCATGACCTGAAGATCGTGGAGTACATCTCCACGCGGGTGGCGGTGATGTACCTGGGGAAGATCGTGGAGCTGGCGGAGGCCGCGGAGCTGTACCGCCACCCCCGCCACCCGTACACCCAGGCCTTGCTGTCGGCCGTGCCGGTGCCCGATCCGGAGCACCGGAAGAAGCGCATCCTGCTTCAGGGGGACGTGCCGTCGCCGCTGGCGCCCCCCCCTGGGTGTGCGTTCCACCCGCGTTGCCCCCATGCCTTCGAGCGCTGCCGCCGCGAGACGCCTCCGCTCTATGCGCTGAGCGGCGGCCACACGGCGGCGTGCTTTCTGGTCGAGCAGGAAGCCCATCCCCCGCTGGCGGATGCCCCCGTGGCAGGAGGTCCCTGA
- the cpaB gene encoding Flp pilus assembly protein CpaB, with product MLKGKTPLVVALVLGLLAGIVAYSAIKKKEADVRRGWNLVPVVVAAQDIPEGSVISFEMISQRSVPEQFVTSSVVKPDSANYVVNQKVLVPLQAGDPLLWSQFETTKAAERLSTKVQKKGRAVTIEAKSTTSVGGWIRPNDHVDVIGTFRDPQTDENVAVTLLQNVIVLATGKITGTTNVNLIPENQRDYSNISLLVIPEEAEILVLASELGNLTLSLRNEDDVDLIEERGRATISTLLSGERTRVLEQKRREIIQIIKGAGEKSATVQP from the coding sequence ATGCTGAAGGGAAAGACCCCGCTTGTCGTCGCACTCGTGCTGGGCCTGCTGGCCGGTATCGTTGCTTACTCGGCCATCAAGAAGAAGGAAGCCGACGTGCGCCGCGGCTGGAATCTGGTCCCCGTGGTGGTGGCCGCCCAGGACATCCCCGAAGGCTCGGTCATCTCCTTCGAGATGATTTCCCAGCGCTCGGTGCCGGAGCAGTTCGTCACCTCGTCCGTGGTCAAGCCGGACTCGGCCAACTACGTGGTGAACCAGAAGGTGCTCGTGCCGCTGCAGGCGGGTGACCCGCTGCTCTGGAGCCAGTTCGAGACGACCAAGGCCGCCGAGCGCCTGTCCACCAAGGTGCAGAAGAAGGGGCGCGCGGTCACCATCGAGGCCAAGTCCACCACCTCCGTGGGTGGCTGGATCCGGCCCAACGATCACGTGGACGTCATTGGCACCTTCCGGGATCCACAGACGGACGAGAACGTGGCGGTGACGCTGCTCCAGAACGTCATCGTGCTGGCCACCGGAAAGATCACCGGAACCACGAACGTGAACCTCATCCCGGAGAATCAGCGCGACTACAGCAACATCTCGCTGCTGGTCATCCCGGAGGAGGCGGAAATCCTGGTGCTGGCCTCGGAGCTGGGCAACCTGACGCTGTCGCTGCGCAACGAGGACGACGTGGACCTCATCGAGGAGCGCGGCCGCGCCACCATCAGCACGCTGCTGTCCGGCGAGCGCACCCGCGTGCTGGAGCAGAAGCGCCGCGAGATCATCCAGATCATCAAGGGCGCGGGCGAGAAGAGCGCGACCGTCCAGCCGTAG
- a CDS encoding TadE/TadG family type IV pilus assembly protein, whose translation MSASAQRGSATVEFALIVPVLVAILMFSMYLTELVRAKLKLQELARYAAWEMTSYTLSDFAKAKHDEAFTLAQREAMDEALERYKDLDSVEPDAVPGNFIARYSDVKGTLSNEEIGFFEKGLVLGNSDEGFASAVVGALNRAGNGMLGHWDFNTKGWVTAEVDMRFNNVLLPRNYLDEGGARGFFQTDMFGGKELRSLELKSRFSLYADAWTMEDGGDAVIRGRRAGAHRGGSEDMPHGIYQQVSRMVFLGVRDELTKHVGIIAQFEEFIRQVAPAFLGTFVVSHNYGPTPSGEDEEWSRDCIGPQTGVEAYPADAEGGLNNLDKFSQLDWPRPKCFDTAPFRDQPYERSQYIKIFKARGSYFMGCKNPQSDDPSAPVVSNRGDSNLHVVNCE comes from the coding sequence ATGAGTGCATCCGCCCAGCGGGGGTCCGCCACGGTCGAGTTCGCCCTCATCGTCCCGGTGCTGGTGGCGATCTTGATGTTCAGCATGTACCTCACCGAGTTGGTGCGGGCGAAGCTCAAGCTCCAGGAGCTGGCGCGCTACGCGGCCTGGGAGATGACGAGCTACACCCTGAGCGACTTCGCCAAGGCCAAGCACGACGAGGCCTTCACGCTGGCCCAGCGCGAGGCGATGGACGAGGCGCTCGAGCGCTACAAGGACCTGGACTCGGTGGAGCCGGACGCGGTGCCGGGCAACTTCATCGCCCGGTATTCCGATGTGAAGGGGACCTTGAGCAACGAGGAGATCGGCTTCTTCGAGAAGGGGCTGGTGCTCGGCAACTCGGACGAGGGGTTTGCGAGCGCCGTGGTGGGGGCGCTGAACCGGGCGGGCAATGGGATGCTGGGCCATTGGGACTTCAACACCAAGGGGTGGGTCACGGCGGAGGTGGACATGCGCTTCAACAACGTGCTCCTTCCCCGGAACTACCTGGATGAGGGCGGCGCTCGCGGCTTCTTCCAGACGGACATGTTTGGAGGCAAGGAGCTGAGGAGCCTGGAGCTCAAGAGCCGCTTCTCCCTGTATGCGGACGCCTGGACGATGGAGGACGGAGGCGATGCGGTCATCCGGGGACGGCGCGCGGGCGCGCACCGGGGCGGAAGCGAGGACATGCCCCACGGCATCTATCAGCAGGTCAGCCGCATGGTGTTCCTGGGGGTCCGGGACGAACTCACGAAGCACGTGGGGATCATCGCTCAGTTCGAGGAGTTCATCCGTCAGGTGGCCCCGGCGTTCCTGGGGACCTTCGTCGTCTCGCACAACTATGGCCCCACCCCCTCCGGTGAGGACGAGGAGTGGAGCCGTGACTGCATCGGTCCCCAAACCGGTGTGGAGGCCTATCCCGCCGATGCCGAGGGCGGGCTCAACAACCTGGACAAGTTCTCCCAGCTCGACTGGCCCCGGCCCAAGTGCTTTGACACCGCGCCCTTCCGGGATCAGCCCTACGAGCGGTCTCAGTACATCAAGATCTTCAAGGCCCGGGGGTCCTACTTCATGGGCTGCAAGAACCCGCAGTCCGATGATCCTTCGGCCCCCGTGGTGTCCAACCGTGGCGACTCGAACCTCCATGTTGTCAACTGCGAGTAG
- a CDS encoding zf-HC2 domain-containing protein, which yields MKPQNLHAPEDRLLDFAYGELSAKEALAVESHLEGCPRCREALASIRGVRSAFSQLSLEPAPEAGLESLLAYAQQSARGMAAGPAPKQTLWRRLTVPVMGVAAVCVFGMVTLRVTEKVHLQPEFSAKAQEAQTAAMAPEPIPSAEPALPSTPAEFDTLSPAKPQMPQLSKVRREPQGNFAEKKKEAPARSSQGKAEAPTASKSKGGRYQEEVDGKASSLADDLLSPLPPPSPVAAAPAPAPAAEEVAGKVALARDLARRDMQDKDTAGYGSVSDEAERAKEDGNAAPPSSSLRLGESQTRQRKPVASGGAGPAAKRPVSETELSQQAIVARQDDKRVLEVSLLREALAAGATGEERLSLLTRLCDAEFALGRREAAIEACSRVLKEAPGSQAAQVARRRLLQDSPAKAAPAQPGSQPASPPAQAP from the coding sequence ATGAAGCCCCAGAATCTCCATGCTCCCGAGGACCGGCTGCTCGACTTTGCCTACGGCGAGCTCTCCGCCAAGGAGGCCCTCGCGGTGGAGTCCCACCTGGAGGGATGTCCGCGGTGCCGTGAGGCCCTCGCCAGCATCCGGGGGGTTCGCTCCGCCTTTTCACAACTCTCCCTGGAGCCCGCGCCCGAGGCTGGGCTGGAGTCCCTGCTGGCCTATGCACAGCAGTCCGCCCGTGGCATGGCCGCGGGCCCCGCGCCAAAGCAGACCTTGTGGCGGCGTTTGACGGTGCCCGTCATGGGCGTCGCGGCGGTGTGCGTCTTTGGCATGGTGACGCTCCGGGTGACCGAGAAAGTGCACCTCCAGCCCGAGTTCAGCGCCAAGGCCCAGGAGGCGCAGACAGCGGCCATGGCCCCGGAGCCCATTCCCTCCGCGGAGCCTGCCCTCCCCAGCACCCCGGCCGAGTTCGATACCCTGAGCCCCGCCAAGCCGCAGATGCCCCAGCTCTCCAAGGTCCGGCGTGAGCCGCAGGGGAACTTCGCCGAGAAGAAGAAGGAGGCGCCTGCCCGGTCGAGTCAGGGCAAGGCCGAGGCGCCCACGGCCTCCAAGTCCAAGGGGGGGCGGTACCAGGAAGAGGTTGATGGCAAAGCGTCCTCGTTGGCGGATGACCTCCTGTCTCCTCTGCCCCCACCTTCTCCTGTTGCCGCCGCCCCGGCTCCGGCTCCAGCCGCCGAGGAAGTGGCAGGGAAGGTCGCGCTCGCGCGGGATCTTGCGCGGCGGGACATGCAGGACAAAGACACTGCCGGTTATGGCAGCGTGAGCGATGAGGCGGAACGCGCGAAGGAAGACGGCAATGCCGCACCACCGTCTTCGTCGCTGCGCCTGGGGGAGAGCCAAACCCGCCAACGCAAGCCGGTGGCTTCCGGAGGCGCTGGGCCCGCCGCCAAGCGGCCGGTCTCCGAGACCGAGCTGTCCCAGCAGGCCATCGTGGCGCGCCAGGATGACAAGCGCGTCCTCGAGGTCTCTCTGCTGCGGGAGGCGCTGGCCGCCGGCGCGACGGGAGAAGAACGCCTGAGCCTGCTGACCCGCTTGTGCGATGCGGAGTTCGCGTTGGGCCGCCGCGAGGCCGCCATCGAGGCTTGCTCTCGCGTCTTGAAGGAGGCTCCTGGCTCTCAGGCCGCCCAGGTGGCTCGTCGCCGCTTGCTTCAGGATTCCCCCGCGAAGGCGGCTCCTGCCCAGCCTGGCAGCCAGCCGGCTTCGCCTCCCGCCCAAGCCCCGTGA
- a CDS encoding TadE/TadG family type IV pilus assembly protein, translated as MFTRVLRQSFQRQEGQALVMAALMVLVMSIAVITTVNIGHTVHERVRLQNTADAAAYSMAAMEARAFNFYAYANRTQVSHYVSAMMWQSLLSLIYFAEAFVTDIYGFMRTINPCAGDASGPFWTVACLALENLVPYLGQILKVIDQFMNVFKQLIQGFQTVLRTLNPDKLIGRLVIPTHRVLNGVMFFASQSVMASTLTHVAQTTDTVIFANDKNVDPKLGQLAAGALSLCLFDQAHFREAGTSPLDVDKGGVGRNPFTPIDPTKWRHAEKEARAKRAMATITNGTRYGCDAGGGACPEGFITSRKVGDLIPLPDGLGVIRDLLNSDIDTPIFSFAKYGQTRFLTTNNPNAAKIRKVNKPYDPRNTIRDWNDGIEPTLGALAQGDNLGSDDLYWIKFGPANFPGLRNPLACRDSDNPRECWGDPRKGYKEGKSDYLTFKHPTKTSIWAMNESEDSYEHGGVHWRVHHTTLPVGDTWKRVYSPRGPESEIGVHREEVCALEIAGLCPPLAPKLDVFTANVMPAEDGNHPWKGIVPFMHFEPGQYGDTCGGAADAENAAERYKHDFNQPSTWVALHKTPEQVTNAGGTDYAGTGSNAPALLNDEGKVQWRFSAKTPTLEMQNKRMKFLSAIEGLNVVSRGQTYYHRPGNWAEHPNFFNPYWRPRLASVYQGRHSMPFVGQMMDKLPGALKDMPQKVITH; from the coding sequence ATGTTCACCCGGGTTCTTCGTCAGAGCTTTCAGCGCCAGGAGGGACAGGCCCTCGTCATGGCCGCCTTGATGGTGCTGGTGATGTCCATCGCGGTCATCACCACCGTGAACATCGGCCACACCGTGCACGAGCGCGTCCGCCTGCAGAACACCGCCGACGCGGCGGCCTACTCCATGGCGGCCATGGAGGCGCGGGCGTTCAACTTCTACGCCTATGCCAACCGCACCCAGGTCTCCCACTACGTCTCGGCCATGATGTGGCAGTCGCTGCTGTCGCTCATCTACTTCGCCGAGGCTTTCGTCACCGACATCTACGGGTTCATGAGGACCATCAACCCGTGCGCGGGAGATGCCAGTGGGCCGTTCTGGACCGTGGCCTGCCTCGCGCTCGAAAACCTGGTGCCTTACCTGGGGCAGATCCTCAAGGTGATCGACCAGTTCATGAACGTCTTCAAGCAGCTCATCCAGGGCTTCCAGACGGTGCTGCGCACGCTGAACCCCGACAAGCTCATCGGACGCCTCGTGATTCCCACCCACCGGGTGCTCAACGGGGTGATGTTCTTCGCGTCCCAGTCGGTGATGGCCTCCACCCTCACCCACGTGGCGCAGACCACGGACACGGTCATCTTCGCCAATGACAAGAACGTGGATCCGAAGCTGGGCCAGCTCGCCGCGGGAGCGCTCAGCCTGTGCCTGTTCGATCAGGCCCACTTCCGGGAGGCGGGCACGAGCCCGCTCGATGTGGACAAGGGCGGGGTGGGCCGCAATCCCTTCACCCCCATCGATCCCACCAAGTGGCGGCACGCGGAGAAAGAAGCGCGGGCCAAGCGCGCCATGGCCACCATCACCAACGGGACCCGCTACGGCTGTGACGCGGGGGGCGGCGCCTGTCCCGAGGGCTTCATCACCTCTCGCAAGGTGGGGGATCTCATCCCGCTGCCCGATGGCCTGGGCGTCATCCGCGACTTGCTCAACTCGGACATCGACACGCCGATCTTCAGTTTCGCCAAGTACGGCCAGACCCGGTTCCTCACCACCAACAACCCGAACGCCGCGAAGATCCGCAAGGTCAACAAGCCCTATGATCCGCGCAACACGATCCGGGACTGGAACGATGGCATCGAGCCCACGCTCGGCGCGCTGGCGCAGGGCGACAACCTGGGCTCCGATGACCTCTACTGGATCAAATTCGGCCCGGCGAACTTCCCGGGGCTGCGCAACCCCCTGGCTTGCCGCGACAGCGACAACCCCCGCGAGTGCTGGGGAGACCCGCGCAAGGGCTACAAGGAGGGCAAGAGCGACTACCTGACGTTCAAGCACCCGACGAAGACCAGCATCTGGGCGATGAACGAGTCCGAGGATTCCTACGAGCACGGCGGCGTGCACTGGCGCGTCCACCACACCACCCTGCCCGTGGGGGACACCTGGAAGCGGGTGTATTCCCCCAGGGGGCCCGAGTCGGAGATTGGCGTGCACCGGGAAGAGGTGTGCGCGTTGGAGATAGCCGGCCTGTGCCCGCCGCTCGCCCCCAAGCTGGACGTCTTCACCGCCAATGTGATGCCCGCCGAGGACGGCAATCATCCCTGGAAAGGGATCGTTCCCTTCATGCACTTCGAGCCCGGCCAGTACGGCGATACCTGCGGAGGCGCGGCCGACGCCGAGAATGCCGCCGAGCGCTACAAGCATGATTTCAACCAGCCCTCCACGTGGGTGGCGCTCCACAAGACGCCCGAGCAGGTGACGAACGCGGGGGGGACCGATTACGCGGGCACGGGCTCCAATGCGCCCGCGCTCCTGAACGACGAAGGCAAGGTGCAGTGGCGCTTCAGCGCCAAGACGCCCACGCTGGAGATGCAGAACAAGCGGATGAAGTTCCTGTCCGCCATCGAGGGGCTCAACGTCGTCTCCCGTGGGCAGACGTACTACCACCGCCCCGGCAACTGGGCCGAGCATCCGAACTTCTTCAACCCGTACTGGCGGCCCCGCCTCGCCTCCGTCTACCAGGGGCGGCACTCCATGCCCTTCGTGGGGCAGATGATGGACAAGCTTCCCGGCGCGCTGAAGGACATGCCGCAGAAGGTCATCACCCATTGA
- a CDS encoding RNA polymerase sigma factor produces the protein MACEGVLGPETSDEGLMLAFQAGDARAFEALVRRHRMPVFNFILRFTGHPARAEDVLQETWLKVVRSARDYKPRAKFTTWLYTIARNLCVDSARKESYRQASSLEAPSGVGAGAEEGRSLGETLPDTGEGPERGAYNARVRPLLTRALASLPEEQREVFVLREYSGIAFKDIAEVTGVSENTVKSRMRYALEGLRRRLTELGVDGDLADDGKTVAG, from the coding sequence GTGGCTTGTGAGGGAGTATTGGGACCGGAAACCTCAGACGAGGGGCTGATGCTTGCCTTCCAGGCGGGAGATGCTCGTGCGTTCGAGGCGCTGGTGCGCAGGCACCGGATGCCGGTTTTCAACTTCATCCTCCGCTTCACAGGGCATCCGGCGAGGGCTGAGGACGTGCTTCAGGAGACGTGGTTGAAGGTGGTTCGCAGCGCCCGGGACTACAAACCCCGGGCCAAGTTCACGACCTGGCTCTACACGATTGCGAGGAACCTCTGCGTGGACAGCGCTCGCAAAGAGAGTTACCGGCAGGCCTCCTCATTGGAGGCCCCCTCGGGCGTGGGTGCTGGGGCCGAAGAGGGCCGCTCGCTGGGCGAGACCCTTCCGGATACAGGGGAGGGCCCGGAGCGAGGGGCCTACAACGCGCGTGTCCGGCCTTTGCTGACCCGTGCCCTGGCCAGCCTCCCGGAAGAGCAGCGAGAGGTCTTCGTCTTGCGTGAGTACAGCGGGATTGCGTTCAAGGACATCGCGGAGGTGACGGGCGTGTCCGAGAACACGGTGAAGAGCCGGATGCGGTATGCCTTGGAGGGGCTGCGCCGGCGGCTGACGGAGTTGGGGGTGGATGGGGATCTCGCCGACGATGGAAAGACGGTGGCGGGATGA
- a CDS encoding TadE/TadG family type IV pilus assembly protein yields MSSGVSRWESGQAAVEAALIMPLMVFMTLGIVQLTMIQHAKLMTEYAAYQAARAGSVWNGNNERMHDAAIIALLPTMGRTDSLATLATTWGMHQIYDEALRGLAWSASGVRPPSSFNGSNLFGMIRVDTINPAYFTPIDSIWKLREGHDWKELDFDGAASYPEVPALEDNLRKFFNLPEPDDAETVYRKATRLTIRLRYWYEMRVPFANWVIFTAWYASNARVALSGAIDRPTLAKSNMLNPNADIEALKGMARGIQHERGYNSVYPPEMWVLWGLANGSIPLVSNVVGKRYFLPLTATYTLRMQSNFHRKWILHLNPDWGL; encoded by the coding sequence ATGTCTTCAGGGGTGTCGCGTTGGGAGTCGGGGCAGGCCGCCGTGGAGGCGGCGCTGATCATGCCGCTCATGGTCTTCATGACGCTGGGCATCGTCCAGCTCACGATGATCCAGCACGCGAAGCTGATGACGGAGTACGCCGCCTACCAGGCCGCGCGCGCGGGCAGCGTCTGGAACGGCAACAACGAGCGGATGCACGATGCGGCCATCATCGCCCTGTTGCCGACGATGGGCCGCACGGACTCGCTGGCGACGCTGGCCACCACCTGGGGCATGCACCAGATTTACGATGAGGCCCTGCGCGGCCTGGCGTGGAGCGCTTCGGGGGTGCGGCCCCCCTCGTCCTTCAATGGCTCCAACCTCTTCGGGATGATCCGGGTGGACACCATCAACCCGGCCTACTTCACCCCCATCGACAGCATCTGGAAGCTGCGCGAGGGGCACGACTGGAAGGAGCTGGACTTCGATGGGGCCGCCAGCTACCCGGAAGTCCCCGCGCTGGAGGACAACCTCCGCAAGTTCTTCAACCTGCCCGAGCCGGACGACGCGGAGACGGTCTACCGCAAGGCCACGCGGCTGACGATCCGCCTGCGCTACTGGTACGAGATGCGGGTGCCGTTCGCCAACTGGGTCATCTTCACCGCCTGGTATGCCTCCAACGCGAGGGTGGCCCTGTCGGGCGCCATCGACCGGCCCACGCTGGCCAAGAGCAACATGCTCAACCCCAACGCGGACATCGAGGCCCTCAAGGGCATGGCGCGGGGCATCCAGCACGAGCGCGGCTACAACAGCGTGTACCCGCCCGAGATGTGGGTGCTCTGGGGATTGGCCAATGGCAGCATCCCGCTGGTCTCCAACGTGGTGGGCAAGCGGTACTTCCTGCCGCTGACGGCCACTTACACCCTGCGGATGCAGTCCAACTTTCACCGCAAGTGGATCCTTCACCTCAACCCGGACTGGGGCCTCTAG
- a CDS encoding type II secretion system F family protein produces the protein MLPGIVLLLVTGSVFFFSLVIFTVLAKAYEQYQERYVTKSMNDLSDMFLFIDPRQMLILNIASMCLLGILAYIVFNPIMCVGATIFGFFLPMLLVKYYRKRRIKKFNVQLVDALQAMANAFKAGLTFPQAIEHVAREALPPLSQEFGLFVKEVKLGVPLEEALINMGKRVGSDDLELVVVSTNIARQLGGNMAEMFETISMVIRERFRLEGKIDALTSQGKLQGWIVASMPAVLGMVLNSMRPDLMEPMMDHMFGYVLVTVIAIMEILGILIIRRIVNIDI, from the coding sequence ATGCTGCCAGGAATCGTCCTTCTTCTCGTCACCGGCTCGGTCTTCTTCTTCAGCCTGGTGATCTTCACCGTGCTCGCGAAGGCCTACGAGCAATACCAGGAGCGCTACGTCACCAAGTCGATGAACGACTTGAGCGACATGTTCCTGTTCATCGACCCGCGGCAGATGTTGATCCTCAACATCGCGTCGATGTGCCTTCTGGGCATTCTGGCCTACATCGTCTTCAACCCCATCATGTGCGTGGGGGCCACCATCTTCGGCTTCTTCCTGCCGATGCTGCTGGTGAAGTACTACCGCAAGCGCCGCATCAAGAAGTTCAACGTGCAGCTGGTGGATGCGCTGCAGGCCATGGCCAACGCCTTCAAGGCAGGCCTCACGTTCCCGCAGGCCATCGAGCACGTGGCGCGTGAGGCGCTGCCGCCGCTGTCGCAGGAGTTCGGCCTCTTCGTGAAGGAAGTGAAGCTGGGCGTGCCCCTGGAAGAGGCGCTCATCAACATGGGCAAGCGCGTGGGCAGCGACGACCTGGAGCTGGTCGTGGTGTCCACCAACATCGCGCGTCAGCTCGGCGGCAACATGGCGGAGATGTTCGAGACCATCTCCATGGTGATCCGCGAGCGCTTCCGCCTGGAGGGGAAGATCGATGCGCTCACCTCCCAGGGCAAGCTGCAGGGGTGGATCGTCGCGTCCATGCCCGCGGTGCTCGGCATGGTGCTCAACTCGATGCGGCCCGACCTGATGGAGCCGATGATGGACCACATGTTCGGCTATGTCCTGGTGACGGTCATCGCCATCATGGAAATCCTCGGCATCTTGATCATCCGCCGCATCGTCAACATCGATATCTAA
- a CDS encoding type II secretion system F family protein translates to MQDIFTSILLVGAAMFAAAAAGFFGIGIYNNFFQGFVSEVAEESAGGVRGVGSVAIRKMGAVNRRIMWPGYESKMRRKLIKAGDPSGYKPEDIMALQEIGLVIGLIMGLILANGLSQHLAWSLLAALFGLYYPAIWVNDQVKRRHLAISRALPYNLDLLTLSVEAGLDFTAALSKVVEKGKSGPLKEEMSIVLKQLKMGKTREEALKAMILRVDLPSLTTFVTALIQADKMGTSLGKVLRIQSTQMRIDRTQRAEKLAGEAPVKMLFPLIACIFPTVFMVLFGPIVFQFMFGNVGG, encoded by the coding sequence GTGCAGGACATCTTCACATCCATCCTGCTGGTCGGCGCGGCCATGTTCGCCGCAGCGGCAGCGGGTTTCTTCGGTATCGGCATCTACAACAACTTCTTCCAGGGCTTCGTCTCCGAGGTCGCGGAGGAGTCCGCGGGTGGCGTGCGCGGTGTGGGCTCGGTGGCCATCCGCAAGATGGGCGCGGTGAACCGGCGCATCATGTGGCCCGGCTACGAGTCCAAGATGCGCCGCAAGCTCATCAAGGCGGGAGACCCTTCGGGCTACAAGCCCGAGGACATCATGGCGCTGCAGGAGATCGGTCTGGTCATCGGGCTGATCATGGGGTTGATCCTGGCCAACGGGCTGTCGCAGCACTTGGCGTGGTCACTCCTGGCCGCCCTGTTCGGCCTGTACTACCCGGCCATCTGGGTGAACGATCAGGTGAAGCGGCGCCACCTGGCCATCTCCCGGGCGCTGCCCTACAACCTGGACCTGCTGACGCTGTCGGTGGAAGCCGGCCTGGACTTCACCGCGGCGCTCTCCAAGGTGGTGGAGAAGGGCAAGTCCGGCCCGCTCAAGGAGGAGATGTCGATCGTCCTCAAGCAGTTGAAGATGGGCAAGACGCGTGAAGAGGCCCTCAAGGCGATGATCCTCCGGGTGGATCTGCCGTCCCTCACCACCTTCGTCACCGCGCTCATCCAGGCGGACAAGATGGGCACCAGCCTCGGCAAGGTGCTGCGCATCCAGTCCACGCAGATGCGCATCGATCGCACGCAGCGCGCCGAGAAGCTGGCGGGCGAAGCGCCGGTGAAGATGCTCTTTCCGCTGATCGCCTGCATCTTCCCCACGGTGTTCATGGTGCTCTTCGGCCCCATCGTCTTCCAGTTCATGTTCGGCAACGTCGGAGGATAG